A window of Plantibacter sp. PA-3-X8 genomic DNA:
GAGGTCACCGGCGGCGACACGCGCCCGGGCCTCCCGGACGAGCGGGTGGAAGCGGTACACGAACGGCACCGTGCCGACGACACCGGCCTCGGCCGCGGCGGCGACGAGACGCTCGGCGGTCGCGGCGTCGGTCGCGAGGGGTTTCTCACAGACGACGTGCTTGCCCGCCGCGATGGCCGCGAGTGCCTGCTCGGCGTGGAGCGCGTTCGGCGTGCAGACGTGTACCACGTCGACCGAGGGGTCGGCCAGCAGCTCGTCGAGCGAGCCGTATCCACGCTCGAACCCGAGGCTCGCGGCGACCTCCCGCGAGCGTTCGGGTGTCGAGGCGACGACACCGACCAGCCGGGCACCCGCAGCGCGGGCCGCCCGGCTGTGGACGGTGGCCATGAAGCCACCGCCCACCACCGCGATACCGGGACCGGCCACGGTCATGCTCCGAAGGTGCCGTCCGCCGGGGTCCACGACTCCGGCAGTGCGGGAGCGAGCTCCACGGTGCTGACGACGTCCACCGAGGTACGGCTCAGGCCCGACTCGGCCGTCGAGACCATGACGTCGAGCACGTGGTAGGCGAGCTCACCGGAGGCGCGCTCGGGACGACCGGCGCGGATCGCCTGGGCGAGCTCGACCACCCCGGTTCCGCGACCCTGCGTCGGACCGGTCGACGGGATCGACTCGGGCTCCTCGCCACCGCCGTAGACGAGCAGGTCGCCCTCGAAGGTGTTCGGGTCGGGGACGACGAGCGTGCCGGTCGAGCCGGCGACCTCGAACTGCGTGCGGCCGAGCTTGGAGTCGAAGCTGAAGACGCTCTGCGCGAGCTGGCCGCTCTCGAACTCGAAGAGGGCGCTCACGTGCGTCGGCACCGTCACATCGAACGACTGACCGGCGCGCGGGCCGGATCCGATCGTCCGCTGCGGGAAGGCCTGCGAAGCCAGCGCGGTGACACGGGCGATCGGACCGAACAGCTGCACGAGCGCCGTGATGTAGTACGGGCCGATGTCGAAGAGCGGACCGGCGCCGTCCTGGAACAGGAAGTCGGGGTTCGGGTGCCACGACTCCGGGCCGGGGCTCTGCATGAGGGTCAGCGCGGTGAGGGGCTGGCCGATGCCACCGGCCTCGACGAGCCGGCGGGCGGACTGGATGCCGGCGCCGAGGAAGGTGTCCGGAGCCGTGGCGACGCGGAGCCCCTTCTCCGTCGCGGCGGCCAGCAGGGCCTGCCCGCTCTCACGGTCGAGCGCGAAGGGCTTCTCGCTCCACACGTGCTTGCCGGCGTCGAGGATCTGCATGGCGACCTCGACGTGGACCTTCGGGATCGTCAGGTTGACGACGATCTCGATCTCGGGGTCGGCCAGGAGTTCGGCGACCGAGCCGTGGCCGGGCACCCCGTACTTCTCGGCCTGCGTCTTCGCCCGCTCGAGGTCGAGGTCCGCGACGAACCGGACGTCGAGGTCGGGGAAGGTGACCATATTGCTGAGGTACTGGTCGCTGATGACGCCGGCGCCGATGAGGCCGACACCGACCGTTCCGGTGCTGTTGCTCATGCCTGGACTCCGTTCGTGGTGAGGTACGTGAAGCTCTGCTCGAGCCCCTGGAAGATGTCGCCGTCGAACGCGTCGAACTCGACGACGCGGAGGGCCTGCGGTGCCGCGGCGAGGATGTCGAGCACCGGGACGACCCCGGCGCCCGCGGGCAGCTGCTTCAGCGTGTCGCGCGAGGCGTCGCCGTCCTTGACGTGGATGAAGCGCACACGATCGCCGATCGCACCGAGGACGTCGACCGCGCGGCGTCCGCCGACCTCGACCCAGTAGGTGTCGACCTCGAACACGACGGCCGGGTCGGTGAGTGCGGCGAGGTGCTCGAGCGGGCTGGTGCCCGCGACGTCGCCCTCGAGCTCCCACCAGTGGTTGTGGTAGCCCACCTGGACTCCGTGACCGGCGGCGACCGCTGCCGCGGCGTTCAGCTCGTCGGCGATCGAAGCGACCGTCTCCGCCGTGGCGAAGCGCTCTTCGGCGATGGCTGGGTCGATGAGGACCTGCACGCCCTGCTCCGCCGCCGCGCCGAAGGCCGCCGACAGGTCGATGTCGTCGGCGATGACCTTGCCGTGCGCGCTCGGGGTGGCGAGGCCGGCATCGTGGATGTCCTGCAGACTGACGCCGGGACCGAAGCCGAACGGCTCGGCCTGGCGGAAACCGATCTCGGTCAGGCGCTGCAGCGCTGCGGCACGATCCGCGGTGAGCGGCTCCCGTACCGAGTAGAGCTGGACAGAGAGTTGGGAAGTCGACACGATGCTCCTCAATGATGATGGTGTCAGGCAGCCGCTGCTGCGAGATCCAGGCTAACCACACTTCTGTCGGTGGTCAAACAAAAGTCTCCCACCGGTCGCCGCTCCCCCGGCGACGAATACCGCAGGAGTCGGAAGCGTGGGGGACAATGGAGAGGTGAACTCAGCTCTGCTCTCCCGGATCGTCGCTGACTCCAGCGACCGCATCTCGTGGTTGCGGGCTCGTTCGCGCGGGATCACCGCGACCGACGTCGCCACCCTCTCGACCCCGGCCTCGATCCAGCGGGCGGCCGACGCGAAGCTCGGCGGGACGGGCTTCTCCGGCAACGCCTTCACCGACCACGGTCGCGCCCGCGAGCCGGAGATCGCCCGGTGGGTCGCCGCGACACACGGGATCAACCCCTCGTCGGCGCTCTTCCGGGCCGAGGTCGAACATCGCCACCTCGCCACCCCCGACGGCATCGCCGTGACCGAGCGCGGGGCCGTCGTGCTCGCGGAGATCAAGACCACGACGAAGTCCTGGCGCTCGATCCCCCGCAACTACCTGCGTCAGGTGTGGTGGCAGCAGTACGTGATCGGCGCGGAGCGGACGCTCGTCGTCTGGGAGGAGCATAAGGACTTCGTCCCCATCGACGACGAACCGCTCTGTCGATGGGTCGAGCGGGATGACGTCGAGATCGCGAAGCTTGTGGGCCTTGCGAACGCACTCATCGACGAGCTGTACCACCGCACCAATCCAGCCGCCCGGCGCCCGGTCCTCCCGGAGCCTGCGCCCGTCACTCGGCAGCTCCGGGAACCACTGCTGAGCGCCGACTTCTGACGACAAGTCGACAGAAGTCGGCCGAGGTGGTTGACTGTCGCCATGACCGAGCCGCTACGCCCCTCCCCCGGAGCACCGGGCGCCGGCGACCTCTTCCAACTCTTCCGCGGCGGTGAGGCACGCACGAAGTCGGAGTTGTGCGCCCTGACCGGCCTGGCCCGCTCCACCGTCTCCCTCCGGATCGACGCCCTCGTGGCCGCAGACCTGCTCCGTCCCGCTGGAGAGGCAGCCTCCTCGGGTGGTCGCCCGCCCGCACGGATCGCATTCAACCCGCTCGCGCGCGTCGTCGTCGCCGTCGACCTGGGGGCGACGCACGGGACGGTGGCCGTCACCGACCTGGCCGGCGCGATCCTCGCGACGAGCCGCGCGGAGCTGCAGATCGCCGCAGGACCCGAGCCCGTCCTCGACTGGGTGGTCGAAGCGGCGTCGGCCCTGCTGGCCGCTCCGCACACCTGGGCCACACCCCAGCCGGTCGCGCCCCCGGTCATCGGGATCGGGATCGGGCTTCCGGGGCCGGTCGAGCACTCGACCGGACGGCCGACGAACCCGCCGATCATGCCGGGCTGGGACCGTTTCGACGTCCCCGCCTACATCCGTCGGACCATCGACGTCCCGGTCCTCGTCGACAACGACGTCAACGTCCTCGCGCTCGGCGAGCACGCGATCTCCTGGCCGGACACCGACGACCTCGTCTACGTGAAGGTGTCCACGGGTATCGGTGCCGGCATCATCGCGGGTGGCGAGCTGCAGCGCGGGGCACTCGGTGCGGCCGGCGACATCGGGCACGTCCAGGTCCCCGTCGGCCGAGACTCCCCGCGCGCTGCGGACGACGAGCGCGACCTCGAGGCCATCGCGAGCGGGCCGGCGATCGCGACCGAGCTCCGCGCCCGCGGGATCGACGCCGTCAGCAGTCGCGACGTCGCAGCACTCATCCGCGCGGGCGACCGTACGGCCATCGAGACCACGCGGCAGGCCGGCCGGGAGATCGGTGAGGTGCTCAGTGTCGTGGTGAACCTCCTGAACCCCTCGGTGATCGTGCTCGGTGGGACGATGACCCGGGCGGGTGAACATCTCCTCACCGGTGTCCGCGAGGTGGTGTACCGCCGGTCGATGCCGCTCGCCACCGGACACCTCGGCATCGTCACCTCGACGGCCGGCGAGGAGGCCGGGGTGTTGGGAGCGGCGATCATGGTGCTGCGCGACGCCCTGTCCGCACCGGCGATCGACGCGATGACTCAGCCCCGGGCGCTCGAGGCCGCGTCGACCTGACGCGCGTCCTCCAGTGCGGAACCAGGGCGTCCGACGTCGTCCGCCTTCCCGACGGCGAGGACTTCCGCCAGGCCGTACCCGACGAGCCAGAACAGGGCGATGGTCATCGCCGCGAACTCCAGCCAACTGCCGACCTGCTGCCCGACCTCCGCGAGTGAGAGCAGGCCACCGAGCCCCGCGACCACCGCGACGGCGGATCCGGCGAACCAGGACAGCCGCCGGACGGCGCGCAGCCGCGACCCGAGGGCCGACCCGATCATCGCCAGGCAGGCGAGGGCGAAGCCCAGCACGGCGAAGGAGATGTGCACCGCGTCCTGGAGCGTGAACAGCGGATTCGACGGGATCGGGCACTCGTAGGTGCAGGTCACCCGGGACGCCACGAGGAAGCACAGGCTCGACAGTCCCACGAGCAGCCAGGGGATGAGCAGCAGTCCAACCCTCGTGCGGCGATGACCGGGCTCGCGGGACGGGACCACTCGCTGCAGCGCCACGGCGATGCTGAGACCACCGACCGCGACCATGAGCAGTGCCGCGTTGAAGACCGGCGCCGTCACCTCGCCGGTGGCACCGAGGCCGCTCACGTAGCTGTTCTTGCCGAGGCTGAGTCGTGCGGCCCAGATCATGATCGTGGCGACCACGACGAGCACGCCACCGATGATCGCGAACCCGAGGGCGACGGATCGGCGCCGACGGACGGCCGACGGGCGAGAGACCCGCTGGTCTGAGGTGCCCCCCGTCATCCGCGGATGAGCCTCGTCCGGCTCAACGCGACGACGGCGCAGCCCATCAGGCCGATGAACCCGGCGATGGCGATCATGTACACGACGACGGCTCCCCAGCCGCCTGGCTGGGCCGGGTTGAGGAACGGGTACGGGTACCAGCCGACGATCGATCCGCGGATCATCGTGTAGACGGTCCAGACGAGCGGGAACGCGATGATCGCCCACACCTGACGCCATTCCAGGCGGGACTTGCCGGGCGTCACGATCCAGACGAGCACCAGATAGATCGGTGCGATGAGGTGCAACACCTCGTTCGACCAGCCGAGAGTGTGCCCCTGGTCGAGGGCGATGCCGCGGAGCAGCAGGTTGTAGACGACGCCCGTGGTCGCCATGTAGGTCACGACGCAGCCGAGGACCAGGTTGTACCAGGCCGGATCGCGTCGCAGGCGGAAGCAGAACCCGGCGCCGACCAACAGGACGATCGCACTCAGCGCGTTCGACAGGATCGTGAAGTAGCTGAAGAAGTTGACGAAGAAGTCGTCGGGCGCATCACCGAAGGACAGGGTGTAGACGAACTGGCCGACGATGGCGGCGATGATCACCCCACCCGCGATGATCCTGATGACTCCGAACAGTGCGCGCATTGCGCCACTGTATCGGAAGCACGCGCCCGAGGATCGGGCGACAGTCGGGCCGCCGTGTCCCCCGAAGAGAGGGAATCGTTTCCAGCCAATTGACACCCCCGTAACAGCGCCGACTCATTCGACGGCTTTGATGAGAACAGAGCCGGACCACGCACCGGAGCGAGACTCGTCGCCGAGCCGACCTCCGCCGGGTGGAGCTTTCGGGGGATGAACGACGAAGGAGTACTCGATGCGTCAAGGAGTCGGACACTCCTGGTCTCTGGCGACAACCGCGGACGCGGTGAAGCCGGCACCGGAGACCATGCGAGCCGCGGTGATCGACGCCGTCGGCAGCCCTGAGGTCCTCCGGATGGAGACCGTACCGACACCGCGTCCGGTCATGGCGGAGTTCCTCGTGAAGGTCGTCGCGGCCGGCGTGAACCCGGTCGACGCCAAGACCCGCGCGGGCCGGGGCGTCTCCTCTGCCATCACGGCGATGCCGGCCGTCCTCGGG
This region includes:
- a CDS encoding YqaJ viral recombinase family protein, which codes for MNSALLSRIVADSSDRISWLRARSRGITATDVATLSTPASIQRAADAKLGGTGFSGNAFTDHGRAREPEIARWVAATHGINPSSALFRAEVEHRHLATPDGIAVTERGAVVLAEIKTTTKSWRSIPRNYLRQVWWQQYVIGAERTLVVWEEHKDFVPIDDEPLCRWVERDDVEIAKLVGLANALIDELYHRTNPAARRPVLPEPAPVTRQLREPLLSADF
- a CDS encoding Pr6Pr family membrane protein, giving the protein MRALFGVIRIIAGGVIIAAIVGQFVYTLSFGDAPDDFFVNFFSYFTILSNALSAIVLLVGAGFCFRLRRDPAWYNLVLGCVVTYMATTGVVYNLLLRGIALDQGHTLGWSNEVLHLIAPIYLVLVWIVTPGKSRLEWRQVWAIIAFPLVWTVYTMIRGSIVGWYPYPFLNPAQPGGWGAVVVYMIAIAGFIGLMGCAVVALSRTRLIRG
- a CDS encoding ROK family transcriptional regulator, yielding MTEPLRPSPGAPGAGDLFQLFRGGEARTKSELCALTGLARSTVSLRIDALVAADLLRPAGEAASSGGRPPARIAFNPLARVVVAVDLGATHGTVAVTDLAGAILATSRAELQIAAGPEPVLDWVVEAASALLAAPHTWATPQPVAPPVIGIGIGLPGPVEHSTGRPTNPPIMPGWDRFDVPAYIRRTIDVPVLVDNDVNVLALGEHAISWPDTDDLVYVKVSTGIGAGIIAGGELQRGALGAAGDIGHVQVPVGRDSPRAADDERDLEAIASGPAIATELRARGIDAVSSRDVAALIRAGDRTAIETTRQAGREIGEVLSVVVNLLNPSVIVLGGTMTRAGEHLLTGVREVVYRRSMPLATGHLGIVTSTAGEEAGVLGAAIMVLRDALSAPAIDAMTQPRALEAAST
- a CDS encoding Gfo/Idh/MocA family protein, with product MSNSTGTVGVGLIGAGVISDQYLSNMVTFPDLDVRFVADLDLERAKTQAEKYGVPGHGSVAELLADPEIEIVVNLTIPKVHVEVAMQILDAGKHVWSEKPFALDRESGQALLAAATEKGLRVATAPDTFLGAGIQSARRLVEAGGIGQPLTALTLMQSPGPESWHPNPDFLFQDGAGPLFDIGPYYITALVQLFGPIARVTALASQAFPQRTIGSGPRAGQSFDVTVPTHVSALFEFESGQLAQSVFSFDSKLGRTQFEVAGSTGTLVVPDPNTFEGDLLVYGGGEEPESIPSTGPTQGRGTGVVELAQAIRAGRPERASGELAYHVLDVMVSTAESGLSRTSVDVVSTVELAPALPESWTPADGTFGA
- a CDS encoding DUF998 domain-containing protein, yielding MTGGTSDQRVSRPSAVRRRRSVALGFAIIGGVLVVVATIMIWAARLSLGKNSYVSGLGATGEVTAPVFNAALLMVAVGGLSIAVALQRVVPSREPGHRRTRVGLLLIPWLLVGLSSLCFLVASRVTCTYECPIPSNPLFTLQDAVHISFAVLGFALACLAMIGSALGSRLRAVRRLSWFAGSAVAVVAGLGGLLSLAEVGQQVGSWLEFAAMTIALFWLVGYGLAEVLAVGKADDVGRPGSALEDARQVDAASSARG
- a CDS encoding sugar phosphate isomerase/epimerase, with product MSTSQLSVQLYSVREPLTADRAAALQRLTEIGFRQAEPFGFGPGVSLQDIHDAGLATPSAHGKVIADDIDLSAAFGAAAEQGVQVLIDPAIAEERFATAETVASIADELNAAAAVAAGHGVQVGYHNHWWELEGDVAGTSPLEHLAALTDPAVVFEVDTYWVEVGGRRAVDVLGAIGDRVRFIHVKDGDASRDTLKQLPAGAGVVPVLDILAAAPQALRVVEFDAFDGDIFQGLEQSFTYLTTNGVQA